A genomic region of Mus musculus strain C57BL/6J chromosome 7, GRCm38.p6 C57BL/6J contains the following coding sequences:
- the Tulp2 gene encoding tubby-related protein 2 isoform X7, producing the protein MSYVADGSGERAPLLSPRGAVYTRGNGPAVRHHLCWLPDSSDSDVEEVTMEDIPVISRPPQTNLANLRRGWLASPGPGISQEEKEEEVGSTDARVEDKTPSPDPDPDPTVNSDGDHGDLAPCKVEENTAQKNTETASGIGDEDREKGEVTESTETNYAPVASKVLQGDDGDASNHNAWNMTCPQPRIPGPRLGEDMEAYVLLPAPRDHMVQCRIVRNKHGMDKGMFPSYYLYLEAEDGVAVRSSPLGHFLLAGRKRKRSKTSNYLISLDPKDMSRNGSNFVGKVRSNVLGTKFTIFDNGVNPERSYWVPDSARIREELGVVCYETNVLGFRGPRKMTVILPGMDSRKQRMKVQPQNDQDSILSRVQKGAGHGLLLLQNKAPSWSDESGAYVLNFHGRVTRASVKNFQIVHPDEPDHLVLQFGRVAPNIFTMDFRYPLCPLQAFAICLSSFDGKLACE; encoded by the exons ATGAGCTATGTCGCAGATGGGAGTGGTGAGCGGGCCCCCCTACTGTCACCCCGAGGAGCAG TATACACTCGGGGCAACGGCCCTGCGGTCCGTCATCATCTttgctggcttccagacagctccGATTCAGACGTGGAGGAAGTGACCATGGAAGACATCCCCGTCATCTCCCGACCTCCCCAGACGAATCTGGCAAACCTACGCAGGGGCTGGTTAGCCTCCCCAGGACCCG GGATCagtcaagaagaaaaagaagaagaggttgGATCCACGGATGCCAGAGTTGAAGACAAGACACCCagcccagacccagacccagaccctaCCGTGAACTCTGACGGAGATCATGGAGACCTGGCACCCTGCAAGGTGGAAGAAAACACAGCCCAGAAGAATACAGAAACAGCCTCTGGCATCGGG GATGAAGACCGGGAGAAGGGAGAGGTCACAGAGTCTACAGAGACAAACTATGCCCCAGTGGCATCCAAGGTTTTGCAAGGCGACGATGGTGACGCCAGCAACCACAATGCCTGGAACATGACCTGCCCCCAGCCTCGCATTCCCGGCCCTCGGCTCGGGGAGGACATGGAAGCATACGTGTTGCTCCCTGCACCCCGAGACCACATGGTGCAGTGCCGCATCGTCCGAAACAAGCACGGCATGGACAAGGGGATGTTCCCTTCCTACTACCTCTACCTGGAGGCCGAGGATGGTGTAGCAGTACGCTCCAGCCCTTTGGGG CATTTCCTTCTGGCTGGgcggaaaaggaaaagaagcaaaacTTCAAATTATCTCATCTCCCTGGACCCCAAAGACATGTCTCGCAATGGGAGCAACTTTGTAGGCAAAGTTAG ATCCAATGTCTTGGGCACGAAATTCACCATCTTCGATAATGGGGTGAACCCTGAGCGGAGTTACTGGGTTCCAGACAGTGCCCGGATCAGAGAGGAGCTGGGAGTCGTCTGTTAT GAGACCAATGTCTTGGGATTCAGGGGGCCTCGGAAAATGACTGTGATCCTTCCAGGAATGGACAGCCGGAAGCAGAGGATGAAAGTCCAGCCACAAAat GATCAGGATTCCATATTGAGTCGCGTACAGAAGGGCGCTGGACACGGGCTGCTTCTACTGCAGAACAAGGCCCCATCGTGGAGCGACGAAAGCGGCGCATACGTACTCAATTTTCACGGTCGCGTCACGCGGGCTTCAGTCAAGAACTTCCAGATAGTGCACCCGGATGAAC CCGACCACCTGGTGCTCCAGTTTGGCCGTGTGGCCCCAAACATATTCACGATGGATTTCCGATATCCTCTTTGCCCGCTCCAAGCCTTCGCCATCTGCTTATCCAGTTTCGATGGGAAACTGGCGTGTGAGTAA
- the Tulp2 gene encoding tubby-related protein 2 isoform 4 (isoform 4 is encoded by transcript variant 4): protein MSYVADGSVYTRGNGPAVRHHLCWLPDSSDSDVEEVTMEDIPVISRPPQTNLANLRRGWLASPGPGISQEEKEEEVGSTDARVEDKTPSPDPDPDPTVNSDGDHGDLAPCKVEENTAQKNTETASGIGDEDREKGEVTESTETNYAPVASKVLQGDDGDASNHNAWNMTCPQPRIPGPRLGEDMEAYVLLPAPRDHMVQCRIVRNKHGMDKGMFPSYYLYLEAEDGVAHFLLAGRKRKRSKTSNYLISLDPKDMSRNGSNFVGKVRSNVLGTKFTIFDNGVNPERSYWVPDSARIREELGVVCYETNVLGFRGPRKMTVILPGMDSRKQRMKVQPQNDQDSILSRVQKGAGHGLLLLQNKAPSWSDESGAYVLNFHGRVTRASVKNFQIVHPDEPDHLVLQFGRVAPNIFTMDFRYPLCPLQAFAICLSSFDGKLACE from the exons ATGAGCTATGTCGCAGATGGGAGTG TATACACTCGGGGCAACGGCCCTGCGGTCCGTCATCATCTttgctggcttccagacagctccGATTCAGACGTGGAGGAAGTGACCATGGAAGACATCCCCGTCATCTCCCGACCTCCCCAGACGAATCTGGCAAACCTACGCAGGGGCTGGTTAGCCTCCCCAGGACCCG GGATCagtcaagaagaaaaagaagaagaggttgGATCCACGGATGCCAGAGTTGAAGACAAGACACCCagcccagacccagacccagaccctaCCGTGAACTCTGACGGAGATCATGGAGACCTGGCACCCTGCAAGGTGGAAGAAAACACAGCCCAGAAGAATACAGAAACAGCCTCTGGCATCGGG GATGAAGACCGGGAGAAGGGAGAGGTCACAGAGTCTACAGAGACAAACTATGCCCCAGTGGCATCCAAGGTTTTGCAAGGCGACGATGGTGACGCCAGCAACCACAATGCCTGGAACATGACCTGCCCCCAGCCTCGCATTCCCGGCCCTCGGCTCGGGGAGGACATGGAAGCATACGTGTTGCTCCCTGCACCCCGAGACCACATGGTGCAGTGCCGCATCGTCCGAAACAAGCACGGCATGGACAAGGGGATGTTCCCTTCCTACTACCTCTACCTGGAGGCCGAGGATGGTGTAGCA CATTTCCTTCTGGCTGGgcggaaaaggaaaagaagcaaaacTTCAAATTATCTCATCTCCCTGGACCCCAAAGACATGTCTCGCAATGGGAGCAACTTTGTAGGCAAAGTTAG ATCCAATGTCTTGGGCACGAAATTCACCATCTTCGATAATGGGGTGAACCCTGAGCGGAGTTACTGGGTTCCAGACAGTGCCCGGATCAGAGAGGAGCTGGGAGTCGTCTGTTAT GAGACCAATGTCTTGGGATTCAGGGGGCCTCGGAAAATGACTGTGATCCTTCCAGGAATGGACAGCCGGAAGCAGAGGATGAAAGTCCAGCCACAAAat GATCAGGATTCCATATTGAGTCGCGTACAGAAGGGCGCTGGACACGGGCTGCTTCTACTGCAGAACAAGGCCCCATCGTGGAGCGACGAAAGCGGCGCATACGTACTCAATTTTCACGGTCGCGTCACGCGGGCTTCAGTCAAGAACTTCCAGATAGTGCACCCGGATGAAC CCGACCACCTGGTGCTCCAGTTTGGCCGTGTGGCCCCAAACATATTCACGATGGATTTCCGATATCCTCTTTGCCCGCTCCAAGCCTTCGCCATCTGCTTATCCAGTTTCGATGGGAAACTGGCGTGTGAGTAA
- the Tulp2 gene encoding tubby-related protein 2 isoform 3 (isoform 3 is encoded by transcript variant 3): MSYVADGSGERAPLLSPRGAVYTRGNGPAVRHHLCWLPDSSDSDVEEVTMEDIPVISRPPQTNLANLRRGWLASPGPGISQEEKEEEVGSTDARVEDKTPSPDPDPDPTVNSDGDHGDLAPCKVEENTAQKNTETASGIGDEDREKGEVTESTETNYAPVASKVLQGDDGDASNHNAWNMTCPQPRIPGPRLGEDMEAYVLLPAPRDHMVQCRIVRNKHGMDKGMFPSYYLYLEAEDGVAVRSSPLGHFLLAGRKRKRSKTSNYLISLDPKDMSRNGSNFVGKVRSNVLGTKFTIFDNGVNPERSYWVPDSARIREELGVVCYETNVLGFRGPRKMTVILPGMDSRKQRMKVQPQNDQDSILSRVQKGAGHGLLLLQNKAPSWSDESGAYVLNFHGRVTRASVKNFQIVHPDEPDHLVLQFGRVAPNIFTMDFRYPLCPLQAFAICLSSFDGKLAFF; this comes from the exons ATGAGCTATGTCGCAGATGGGAGTGGTGAGCGGGCCCCCCTACTGTCACCCCGAGGAGCAG TATACACTCGGGGCAACGGCCCTGCGGTCCGTCATCATCTttgctggcttccagacagctccGATTCAGACGTGGAGGAAGTGACCATGGAAGACATCCCCGTCATCTCCCGACCTCCCCAGACGAATCTGGCAAACCTACGCAGGGGCTGGTTAGCCTCCCCAGGACCCG GGATCagtcaagaagaaaaagaagaagaggttgGATCCACGGATGCCAGAGTTGAAGACAAGACACCCagcccagacccagacccagaccctaCCGTGAACTCTGACGGAGATCATGGAGACCTGGCACCCTGCAAGGTGGAAGAAAACACAGCCCAGAAGAATACAGAAACAGCCTCTGGCATCGGG GATGAAGACCGGGAGAAGGGAGAGGTCACAGAGTCTACAGAGACAAACTATGCCCCAGTGGCATCCAAGGTTTTGCAAGGCGACGATGGTGACGCCAGCAACCACAATGCCTGGAACATGACCTGCCCCCAGCCTCGCATTCCCGGCCCTCGGCTCGGGGAGGACATGGAAGCATACGTGTTGCTCCCTGCACCCCGAGACCACATGGTGCAGTGCCGCATCGTCCGAAACAAGCACGGCATGGACAAGGGGATGTTCCCTTCCTACTACCTCTACCTGGAGGCCGAGGATGGTGTAGCAGTACGCTCCAGCCCTTTGGGG CATTTCCTTCTGGCTGGgcggaaaaggaaaagaagcaaaacTTCAAATTATCTCATCTCCCTGGACCCCAAAGACATGTCTCGCAATGGGAGCAACTTTGTAGGCAAAGTTAG ATCCAATGTCTTGGGCACGAAATTCACCATCTTCGATAATGGGGTGAACCCTGAGCGGAGTTACTGGGTTCCAGACAGTGCCCGGATCAGAGAGGAGCTGGGAGTCGTCTGTTAT GAGACCAATGTCTTGGGATTCAGGGGGCCTCGGAAAATGACTGTGATCCTTCCAGGAATGGACAGCCGGAAGCAGAGGATGAAAGTCCAGCCACAAAat GATCAGGATTCCATATTGAGTCGCGTACAGAAGGGCGCTGGACACGGGCTGCTTCTACTGCAGAACAAGGCCCCATCGTGGAGCGACGAAAGCGGCGCATACGTACTCAATTTTCACGGTCGCGTCACGCGGGCTTCAGTCAAGAACTTCCAGATAGTGCACCCGGATGAAC CCGACCACCTGGTGCTCCAGTTTGGCCGTGTGGCCCCAAACATATTCACGATGGATTTCCGATATCCTCTTTGCCCGCTCCAAGCCTTCGCCATCTGCTTATCCAGTTTCGATGGGAAACTGGCGT ttttttga
- the Tulp2 gene encoding tubby-related protein 2 isoform X8: MSYVADGSGERAPLLSPRGAVYTRGNGPAVRHHLCWLPDSSDSDVEEVTMEDIPVISRPPQTNLANLRRGWLASPGPGISQEEKEEEVGSTDARVEDKTPSPDPDPDPTVNSDGDHGDLAPCKVEENTAQKNTETASGIGDEDREKGEVTESTETNYAPVASKVLQGDDGDASNHNAWNMTCPQPRIPGPRLGEDMEAYVLLPAPRDHMVQCRIVRNKHGMDKGMFPSYYLYLEAEDGVAHFLLAGRKRKRSKTSNYLISLDPKDMSRNGSNFVGKVRSNVLGTKFTIFDNGVNPERSYWVPDSARIREELGVVCYETNVLGFRGPRKMTVILPGMDSRKQRMKVQPQNDQDSILSRVQKGAGHGLLLLQNKAPSWSDESGAYVLNFHGRVTRASVKNFQIVHPDEPDHLVLQFGRVAPNIFTMDFRYPLCPLQAFAICLSSFDGKLACE; this comes from the exons ATGAGCTATGTCGCAGATGGGAGTGGTGAGCGGGCCCCCCTACTGTCACCCCGAGGAGCAG TATACACTCGGGGCAACGGCCCTGCGGTCCGTCATCATCTttgctggcttccagacagctccGATTCAGACGTGGAGGAAGTGACCATGGAAGACATCCCCGTCATCTCCCGACCTCCCCAGACGAATCTGGCAAACCTACGCAGGGGCTGGTTAGCCTCCCCAGGACCCG GGATCagtcaagaagaaaaagaagaagaggttgGATCCACGGATGCCAGAGTTGAAGACAAGACACCCagcccagacccagacccagaccctaCCGTGAACTCTGACGGAGATCATGGAGACCTGGCACCCTGCAAGGTGGAAGAAAACACAGCCCAGAAGAATACAGAAACAGCCTCTGGCATCGGG GATGAAGACCGGGAGAAGGGAGAGGTCACAGAGTCTACAGAGACAAACTATGCCCCAGTGGCATCCAAGGTTTTGCAAGGCGACGATGGTGACGCCAGCAACCACAATGCCTGGAACATGACCTGCCCCCAGCCTCGCATTCCCGGCCCTCGGCTCGGGGAGGACATGGAAGCATACGTGTTGCTCCCTGCACCCCGAGACCACATGGTGCAGTGCCGCATCGTCCGAAACAAGCACGGCATGGACAAGGGGATGTTCCCTTCCTACTACCTCTACCTGGAGGCCGAGGATGGTGTAGCA CATTTCCTTCTGGCTGGgcggaaaaggaaaagaagcaaaacTTCAAATTATCTCATCTCCCTGGACCCCAAAGACATGTCTCGCAATGGGAGCAACTTTGTAGGCAAAGTTAG ATCCAATGTCTTGGGCACGAAATTCACCATCTTCGATAATGGGGTGAACCCTGAGCGGAGTTACTGGGTTCCAGACAGTGCCCGGATCAGAGAGGAGCTGGGAGTCGTCTGTTAT GAGACCAATGTCTTGGGATTCAGGGGGCCTCGGAAAATGACTGTGATCCTTCCAGGAATGGACAGCCGGAAGCAGAGGATGAAAGTCCAGCCACAAAat GATCAGGATTCCATATTGAGTCGCGTACAGAAGGGCGCTGGACACGGGCTGCTTCTACTGCAGAACAAGGCCCCATCGTGGAGCGACGAAAGCGGCGCATACGTACTCAATTTTCACGGTCGCGTCACGCGGGCTTCAGTCAAGAACTTCCAGATAGTGCACCCGGATGAAC CCGACCACCTGGTGCTCCAGTTTGGCCGTGTGGCCCCAAACATATTCACGATGGATTTCCGATATCCTCTTTGCCCGCTCCAAGCCTTCGCCATCTGCTTATCCAGTTTCGATGGGAAACTGGCGTGTGAGTAA
- the Tulp2 gene encoding tubby-related protein 2 isoform X9 produces the protein MSYVADGSGERAPLLSPRGAVYTRGNGPAVRHHLCWLPDSSDSDVEEVTMEDIPVISRPPQTNLANLRRGWLASPGPGISQEEKEEEVGSTDARVEDKTPSPDPDPDPTVNSDGDHGDLAPCKVEENTAQKNTETASGIGDEDREKGEVTESTETNYAPVASKVLQGDDGDASNHNAWNMTCPQPRIPGPRLGEDMEAYVLLPAPRDHMVQCRIVRNKHGMDKGMFPSYYLYLEAEDGVAHFLLAGRKRKRSKTSNYLISLDPKDMSRNGSNFVGKVRSNVLGTKFTIFDNGVNPERSYWVPDSARIREELGVVCYETNVLGFRGPRKMTVILPGMDSRKQRMKVQPQNDQDSILSRVQKGAGHGLLLLQNKAPSWSDESGAYVLNFHGRVTRASVKNFQIVHPDEPDHLVLQFGRVAPNIFTMDFRYPLCPLQAFAICLSSFDGKLA, from the exons ATGAGCTATGTCGCAGATGGGAGTGGTGAGCGGGCCCCCCTACTGTCACCCCGAGGAGCAG TATACACTCGGGGCAACGGCCCTGCGGTCCGTCATCATCTttgctggcttccagacagctccGATTCAGACGTGGAGGAAGTGACCATGGAAGACATCCCCGTCATCTCCCGACCTCCCCAGACGAATCTGGCAAACCTACGCAGGGGCTGGTTAGCCTCCCCAGGACCCG GGATCagtcaagaagaaaaagaagaagaggttgGATCCACGGATGCCAGAGTTGAAGACAAGACACCCagcccagacccagacccagaccctaCCGTGAACTCTGACGGAGATCATGGAGACCTGGCACCCTGCAAGGTGGAAGAAAACACAGCCCAGAAGAATACAGAAACAGCCTCTGGCATCGGG GATGAAGACCGGGAGAAGGGAGAGGTCACAGAGTCTACAGAGACAAACTATGCCCCAGTGGCATCCAAGGTTTTGCAAGGCGACGATGGTGACGCCAGCAACCACAATGCCTGGAACATGACCTGCCCCCAGCCTCGCATTCCCGGCCCTCGGCTCGGGGAGGACATGGAAGCATACGTGTTGCTCCCTGCACCCCGAGACCACATGGTGCAGTGCCGCATCGTCCGAAACAAGCACGGCATGGACAAGGGGATGTTCCCTTCCTACTACCTCTACCTGGAGGCCGAGGATGGTGTAGCA CATTTCCTTCTGGCTGGgcggaaaaggaaaagaagcaaaacTTCAAATTATCTCATCTCCCTGGACCCCAAAGACATGTCTCGCAATGGGAGCAACTTTGTAGGCAAAGTTAG ATCCAATGTCTTGGGCACGAAATTCACCATCTTCGATAATGGGGTGAACCCTGAGCGGAGTTACTGGGTTCCAGACAGTGCCCGGATCAGAGAGGAGCTGGGAGTCGTCTGTTAT GAGACCAATGTCTTGGGATTCAGGGGGCCTCGGAAAATGACTGTGATCCTTCCAGGAATGGACAGCCGGAAGCAGAGGATGAAAGTCCAGCCACAAAat GATCAGGATTCCATATTGAGTCGCGTACAGAAGGGCGCTGGACACGGGCTGCTTCTACTGCAGAACAAGGCCCCATCGTGGAGCGACGAAAGCGGCGCATACGTACTCAATTTTCACGGTCGCGTCACGCGGGCTTCAGTCAAGAACTTCCAGATAGTGCACCCGGATGAAC CCGACCACCTGGTGCTCCAGTTTGGCCGTGTGGCCCCAAACATATTCACGATGGATTTCCGATATCCTCTTTGCCCGCTCCAAGCCTTCGCCATCTGCTTATCCAGTTTCGATGGGAAACTGGCGT GA
- the Tulp2 gene encoding tubby-related protein 2 isoform X6 — MVQANPDATLRHRRPRRGEERFQSDSSWGLGVGSPFLQENVPQAHLPSGAHSALVTMSYVADGSGERAPLLSPRGAVYTRGNGPAVRHHLCWLPDSSDSDVEEVTMEDIPVISRPPQTNLANLRRGWLASPGPGISQEEKEEEVGSTDARVEDKTPSPDPDPDPTVNSDGDHGDLAPCKVEENTAQKNTETASGIGDEDREKGEVTESTETNYAPVASKVLQGDDGDASNHNAWNMTCPQPRIPGPRLGEDMEAYVLLPAPRDHMVQCRIVRNKHGMDKGMFPSYYLYLEAEDGVAVRSSPLGHFLLAGRKRKRSKTSNYLISLDPKDMSRNGSNFVGKVRSNVLGTKFTIFDNGVNPERSYWVPDSARIREELGVVCYETNVLGFRGPRKMTVILPGMDSRKQRMKVQPQNDQDSILSRVQKGAGHGLLLLQNKAPSWSDESGAYVLNFHGRVTRASVKNFQIVHPDEPDHLVLQFGRVAPNIFTMDFRYPLCPLQAFAICLSSFDGKLACE; from the exons ATGGTTCAGGCCAATCCTGATGCTACCCTGAGGCACCGGCGACCAAGGCGCGGGGAGGAGCGCTTCCAGAGTGACAGCAGCTGGGGCCTTG GTGTTGGGAGCCCTTTCCTCCAGGAGAACGTTCCGCAGGCACATCTGCCCTCAGGGGCGCACAGTGCCCTTGTCACCATGAGCTATGTCGCAGATGGGAGTGGTGAGCGGGCCCCCCTACTGTCACCCCGAGGAGCAG TATACACTCGGGGCAACGGCCCTGCGGTCCGTCATCATCTttgctggcttccagacagctccGATTCAGACGTGGAGGAAGTGACCATGGAAGACATCCCCGTCATCTCCCGACCTCCCCAGACGAATCTGGCAAACCTACGCAGGGGCTGGTTAGCCTCCCCAGGACCCG GGATCagtcaagaagaaaaagaagaagaggttgGATCCACGGATGCCAGAGTTGAAGACAAGACACCCagcccagacccagacccagaccctaCCGTGAACTCTGACGGAGATCATGGAGACCTGGCACCCTGCAAGGTGGAAGAAAACACAGCCCAGAAGAATACAGAAACAGCCTCTGGCATCGGG GATGAAGACCGGGAGAAGGGAGAGGTCACAGAGTCTACAGAGACAAACTATGCCCCAGTGGCATCCAAGGTTTTGCAAGGCGACGATGGTGACGCCAGCAACCACAATGCCTGGAACATGACCTGCCCCCAGCCTCGCATTCCCGGCCCTCGGCTCGGGGAGGACATGGAAGCATACGTGTTGCTCCCTGCACCCCGAGACCACATGGTGCAGTGCCGCATCGTCCGAAACAAGCACGGCATGGACAAGGGGATGTTCCCTTCCTACTACCTCTACCTGGAGGCCGAGGATGGTGTAGCAGTACGCTCCAGCCCTTTGGGG CATTTCCTTCTGGCTGGgcggaaaaggaaaagaagcaaaacTTCAAATTATCTCATCTCCCTGGACCCCAAAGACATGTCTCGCAATGGGAGCAACTTTGTAGGCAAAGTTAG ATCCAATGTCTTGGGCACGAAATTCACCATCTTCGATAATGGGGTGAACCCTGAGCGGAGTTACTGGGTTCCAGACAGTGCCCGGATCAGAGAGGAGCTGGGAGTCGTCTGTTAT GAGACCAATGTCTTGGGATTCAGGGGGCCTCGGAAAATGACTGTGATCCTTCCAGGAATGGACAGCCGGAAGCAGAGGATGAAAGTCCAGCCACAAAat GATCAGGATTCCATATTGAGTCGCGTACAGAAGGGCGCTGGACACGGGCTGCTTCTACTGCAGAACAAGGCCCCATCGTGGAGCGACGAAAGCGGCGCATACGTACTCAATTTTCACGGTCGCGTCACGCGGGCTTCAGTCAAGAACTTCCAGATAGTGCACCCGGATGAAC CCGACCACCTGGTGCTCCAGTTTGGCCGTGTGGCCCCAAACATATTCACGATGGATTTCCGATATCCTCTTTGCCCGCTCCAAGCCTTCGCCATCTGCTTATCCAGTTTCGATGGGAAACTGGCGTGTGAGTAA
- the Tulp2 gene encoding tubby-related protein 2 isoform X1 yields the protein MDREGPRGPRSGASQENEQWKKETLEDEFSGVRLQKLEQQRQLFEKKQRRKRQEPLMVQANPDATLRHRRPRRGEERFQSDSSWGLGVGSPFLQENVPQAHLPSGAHSALVTMSYVADGSGERAPLLSPRGAVYTRGNGPAVRHHLCWLPDSSDSDVEEVTMEDIPVISRPPQTNLANLRRGWLASPGPGISQEEKEEEVGSTDARVEDKTPSPDPDPDPTVNSDGDHGDLAPCKVEENTAQKNTETASGIGDEDREKGEVTESTETNYAPVASKVLQGDDGDASNHNAWNMTCPQPRIPGPRLGEDMEAYVLLPAPRDHMVQCRIVRNKHGMDKGMFPSYYLYLEAEDGVAVRSSPLGHFLLAGRKRKRSKTSNYLISLDPKDMSRNGSNFVGKVRSNVLGTKFTIFDNGVNPERSYWVPDSARIREELGVVCYETNVLGFRGPRKMTVILPGMDSRKQRMKVQPQNDQDSILSRVQKGAGHGLLLLQNKAPSWSDESGAYVLNFHGRVTRASVKNFQIVHPDEPDHLVLQFGRVAPNIFTMDFRYPLCPLQAFAICLSSFDGKLAFF from the exons ATGGACCGTGAGGGGCCaagagggccaagaagtgg AGCGTCTCAGGAGAATGAACAGTGGAAGAAAGA GACCCTGGAGGATGAATTCTCTGGCGTGAGGCTGCAGAAGCTAGAACAACAG CGACAGCTATTTGAGAAGAAGCAGCGCAGGAAACGCCAGGAGCCCCTCATGGTTCAGGCCAATCCTGATGCTACCCTGAGGCACCGGCGACCAAGGCGCGGGGAGGAGCGCTTCCAGAGTGACAGCAGCTGGGGCCTTG GTGTTGGGAGCCCTTTCCTCCAGGAGAACGTTCCGCAGGCACATCTGCCCTCAGGGGCGCACAGTGCCCTTGTCACCATGAGCTATGTCGCAGATGGGAGTGGTGAGCGGGCCCCCCTACTGTCACCCCGAGGAGCAG TATACACTCGGGGCAACGGCCCTGCGGTCCGTCATCATCTttgctggcttccagacagctccGATTCAGACGTGGAGGAAGTGACCATGGAAGACATCCCCGTCATCTCCCGACCTCCCCAGACGAATCTGGCAAACCTACGCAGGGGCTGGTTAGCCTCCCCAGGACCCG GGATCagtcaagaagaaaaagaagaagaggttgGATCCACGGATGCCAGAGTTGAAGACAAGACACCCagcccagacccagacccagaccctaCCGTGAACTCTGACGGAGATCATGGAGACCTGGCACCCTGCAAGGTGGAAGAAAACACAGCCCAGAAGAATACAGAAACAGCCTCTGGCATCGGG GATGAAGACCGGGAGAAGGGAGAGGTCACAGAGTCTACAGAGACAAACTATGCCCCAGTGGCATCCAAGGTTTTGCAAGGCGACGATGGTGACGCCAGCAACCACAATGCCTGGAACATGACCTGCCCCCAGCCTCGCATTCCCGGCCCTCGGCTCGGGGAGGACATGGAAGCATACGTGTTGCTCCCTGCACCCCGAGACCACATGGTGCAGTGCCGCATCGTCCGAAACAAGCACGGCATGGACAAGGGGATGTTCCCTTCCTACTACCTCTACCTGGAGGCCGAGGATGGTGTAGCAGTACGCTCCAGCCCTTTGGGG CATTTCCTTCTGGCTGGgcggaaaaggaaaagaagcaaaacTTCAAATTATCTCATCTCCCTGGACCCCAAAGACATGTCTCGCAATGGGAGCAACTTTGTAGGCAAAGTTAG ATCCAATGTCTTGGGCACGAAATTCACCATCTTCGATAATGGGGTGAACCCTGAGCGGAGTTACTGGGTTCCAGACAGTGCCCGGATCAGAGAGGAGCTGGGAGTCGTCTGTTAT GAGACCAATGTCTTGGGATTCAGGGGGCCTCGGAAAATGACTGTGATCCTTCCAGGAATGGACAGCCGGAAGCAGAGGATGAAAGTCCAGCCACAAAat GATCAGGATTCCATATTGAGTCGCGTACAGAAGGGCGCTGGACACGGGCTGCTTCTACTGCAGAACAAGGCCCCATCGTGGAGCGACGAAAGCGGCGCATACGTACTCAATTTTCACGGTCGCGTCACGCGGGCTTCAGTCAAGAACTTCCAGATAGTGCACCCGGATGAAC CCGACCACCTGGTGCTCCAGTTTGGCCGTGTGGCCCCAAACATATTCACGATGGATTTCCGATATCCTCTTTGCCCGCTCCAAGCCTTCGCCATCTGCTTATCCAGTTTCGATGGGAAACTGGCGT ttttttga